Proteins found in one uncultured Desulfuromonas sp. genomic segment:
- a CDS encoding NCS2 family permease — MIEWLDRLFQLSERGSDVRTELIAGVTTFLTASYIIFVHPAMLAETGMDRGALTTVTCLVAALATLLVAIMGNAPLMMAPGMGLNAFFTYGIVMGQGVSWQTALGVVFLSGVVFLLLSLLGVRQHIVKAIPLPLQIAAGVGIGLFIAFIGLQNLGLVVKNSATMVQLGSFSNGAFIGLFGLLLIVILEIRQVRGAMLIGIAVTTGIGMVLGQVPLPEKIVSLPPSPAPLAFQLDLVSALSVSLWSSVFSFMFVDLFDSLGTLVSVCRDARLLERQGTVPLISRLLNADALATIGGALLGTSTTTTFIESGSGVSAGGRTGLTAVSTAAMFLLALFFTPLIAIVPPYATAPALIVVGLLMMRHVSQIPFNDIPQGAPAFLTIIMIPLGYSISTGLAFGFISYVLIQLILGRIRQCSLTLIVIALLSAVSLMLG, encoded by the coding sequence ATGATTGAATGGCTGGATCGCCTATTTCAACTCTCAGAGCGCGGTAGTGACGTGCGTACTGAGCTGATCGCTGGTGTGACCACCTTTCTCACTGCGTCCTACATCATCTTTGTCCATCCGGCCATGCTTGCTGAAACCGGTATGGACCGCGGTGCTTTGACCACTGTCACCTGTCTGGTGGCGGCCCTGGCCACACTCCTTGTCGCCATCATGGGTAATGCACCGCTGATGATGGCACCGGGAATGGGCCTGAACGCCTTTTTTACCTACGGCATTGTCATGGGGCAGGGGGTGAGCTGGCAAACCGCTCTAGGGGTTGTTTTTCTCTCCGGTGTGGTGTTTCTGTTGCTCAGCCTGCTCGGGGTCAGGCAACACATCGTCAAAGCCATACCTCTCCCCTTACAGATTGCCGCCGGAGTCGGTATTGGGTTGTTTATCGCGTTTATTGGTTTGCAGAATCTCGGGCTGGTGGTTAAAAACTCGGCCACCATGGTTCAGCTCGGCTCCTTTTCCAACGGAGCGTTTATCGGCCTGTTTGGCCTATTGCTGATCGTCATTCTCGAGATCCGCCAAGTGCGTGGTGCCATGCTGATCGGTATTGCTGTCACCACAGGAATCGGCATGGTCCTGGGTCAGGTGCCACTGCCGGAGAAGATTGTGTCGCTGCCGCCGTCACCGGCGCCGTTGGCTTTTCAGCTGGATCTCGTTTCGGCCCTGTCTGTTTCCCTGTGGTCCAGCGTTTTCTCGTTCATGTTTGTCGATCTGTTTGACAGCCTCGGGACGTTGGTTTCCGTGTGTCGTGATGCACGCCTGCTCGAACGACAGGGCACTGTGCCGCTGATTTCCCGCCTTCTCAATGCGGATGCTCTGGCCACTATCGGTGGTGCTCTGCTTGGTACCAGTACCACGACCACGTTCATCGAGTCGGGCAGCGGTGTCAGCGCTGGTGGCCGTACCGGACTCACTGCCGTCTCCACGGCAGCCATGTTTCTGCTGGCGCTGTTTTTTACGCCGCTCATCGCCATTGTGCCACCTTATGCCACGGCTCCGGCCCTTATCGTTGTCGGCCTGCTGATGATGCGCCATGTGTCACAGATTCCGTTTAACGATATTCCGCAGGGTGCCCCGGCGTTTCTCACCATTATCATGATCCCGCTCGGTTACAGCATCTCCACCGGGCTGGCGTTTGGTTTTATCAGCTATGTGCTCATTCAATTGATTCTTGGTCGGATCCGCCAGTGCAGCCTGACCTTGATTGTCATTGCATTGCTGTCAGCGGTGAGTTTGATGCTCGGATGA
- a CDS encoding phosphoribosylaminoimidazolesuccinocarboxamide synthase, protein MTPIVMQSNCPDLKLVNQGKVRDIYDVGEYLLIVTSDRISAFDVIMNEGIPQKGYVLTEISKFWFEKMTDIIPNHLVSTNVDDFPPETHKYREQLEGRSMLVKKAKPLPVECIVRGYISGSGWKDYQKTGAICGIPLPEGLKESDKLPEVIFTPSTKAELGEHDENIPFSKVEELCGAELAAKVRDVTIAIYERARDIANEKGIIIADTKFEFGMLDGELIWIDEALTPDSSRFWPKDQYQPGGQQPSFDKQFLRDYLETLDWGKTAPAPDLPPEIVEKTGQKYMEALTRLTQPTTLNTAPSGCCGGDCGCS, encoded by the coding sequence ATGACTCCGATCGTAATGCAGAGCAACTGCCCCGATCTCAAACTGGTCAATCAAGGAAAAGTTCGTGACATCTATGATGTCGGCGAGTATCTGTTGATTGTCACCAGTGACCGGATTTCCGCCTTTGATGTCATCATGAACGAAGGCATTCCGCAAAAAGGCTATGTACTGACTGAAATCTCCAAATTCTGGTTTGAGAAGATGACCGACATCATCCCCAACCATCTTGTCAGTACCAATGTGGATGACTTTCCGCCTGAAACACACAAATATCGCGAACAACTCGAAGGACGCAGTATGCTGGTTAAAAAAGCCAAGCCGTTGCCCGTTGAGTGTATTGTCCGCGGCTATATCTCCGGTTCCGGCTGGAAAGATTACCAGAAAACCGGCGCGATCTGCGGCATTCCGCTGCCGGAAGGGCTCAAAGAGAGCGATAAGCTTCCCGAAGTTATTTTCACTCCTTCGACCAAGGCTGAGCTCGGCGAGCATGATGAGAATATTCCGTTCTCCAAGGTTGAAGAGTTGTGTGGCGCAGAACTGGCCGCCAAAGTGCGCGATGTCACCATCGCCATTTACGAGCGGGCTCGCGACATTGCCAACGAAAAAGGGATCATTATTGCCGACACCAAGTTTGAGTTCGGCATGCTTGATGGTGAGCTGATCTGGATCGATGAAGCCCTGACTCCTGACTCATCACGGTTCTGGCCCAAAGACCAGTACCAGCCCGGTGGTCAGCAACCCAGCTTTGACAAGCAGTTCCTGCGTGATTACCTCGAAACACTCGACTGGGGTAAAACAGCGCCGGCTCCTGATCTGCCCCCAGAGATCGTGGAAAAAACCGGCCAGAAATACATGGAGGCCCTCACGCGCCTGACTCAGCCGACAACACTGAACACGGCTCCGTCCGGGTGTTGTGGCGGCGATTGCGGCTGCTCCTGA
- a CDS encoding SurA N-terminal domain-containing protein — MLDLIRKKQKTTVVKVVFWVIIATFIGTIFLVWGKGRDQQRDITVAAQVNGRDISFEDFRTTYSNMYNLYRNLYGKNFTPELERQLQLTRQSVEMLIDQTLLLEEADRLNLSISDDQLIQAIAEIPSFQVDGVFNKEQYLSVLGYQRLTPEVFEQMQKRQMLVSLAREQLKSAATVTDEDVANEYRRINEKVNLSYVAFSAGQYKKDVKVTDEALTAYYEEHQEDFRVPEQVALSVVTLNADDYVDQVVLEEDAVQHYYDRHLAEYEIPEQMSASHILIAVDEKASDEERETKKALAEEVLEKARKGDFAKLAEQYSDDKASAKKGGDLGFFKRGVMVPPFEAAAFALEKDALSPVVETRFGYHIIKGGEHIEAGFTPLADVRDKVEKQLREEEARKLAYEKAMDAYNLNRKEKDFAAAAKMLDAVAVETGLFSRDKAIPSVGANADLTNKAFAAQGGEILAPVNSSRGVILAVVTEKIASHIPEFSNVKAAVTQAYKSQQAALLAEQAAEQALAKIQEGAKLESIAGKSQSVTETGLFGRDRRDFIPTLGRVPELVEAAFNLTIKEPVAKQLFTAGPNFLVVRLKQLQPADPEGLTAEESERLQQTVLKNKQDELLQAKLDELKQSAEVIIAPAILRSMEGNES, encoded by the coding sequence ATGTTAGATTTGATTCGTAAAAAGCAGAAAACCACCGTTGTCAAGGTTGTTTTCTGGGTCATTATCGCAACGTTTATCGGCACAATTTTCCTCGTTTGGGGTAAAGGCCGCGATCAACAAAGAGACATTACCGTAGCGGCACAGGTTAATGGCCGGGATATCAGCTTCGAGGACTTCCGGACCACCTACAGTAATATGTATAATCTTTACCGCAATCTCTACGGTAAAAATTTTACGCCGGAACTTGAACGGCAACTGCAATTGACCCGTCAGTCTGTTGAAATGCTGATTGATCAGACCCTGTTGCTTGAAGAAGCGGATCGTCTCAACCTCTCGATCAGTGATGATCAACTGATCCAGGCCATTGCCGAGATTCCCTCCTTTCAGGTTGATGGTGTCTTCAATAAGGAGCAGTACCTTTCTGTCCTCGGATACCAGCGGTTGACCCCAGAGGTGTTCGAGCAGATGCAAAAACGGCAAATGCTGGTCAGCCTTGCTCGGGAACAGCTCAAAAGTGCTGCGACGGTCACGGATGAAGATGTTGCCAACGAGTATCGCCGTATTAACGAAAAAGTTAACCTGAGCTACGTGGCGTTTTCAGCCGGACAATATAAGAAAGACGTCAAGGTGACCGATGAGGCTCTGACCGCTTACTACGAGGAACATCAGGAAGATTTTCGGGTGCCCGAGCAGGTTGCGCTGAGTGTTGTGACCCTGAATGCCGATGATTATGTCGATCAGGTGGTCCTCGAAGAAGATGCTGTCCAGCATTATTATGATCGCCATCTTGCCGAATATGAGATTCCGGAACAGATGTCTGCCTCCCATATTCTGATCGCTGTTGACGAAAAAGCCAGTGATGAAGAGCGGGAGACCAAGAAAGCCCTGGCCGAAGAAGTTCTTGAAAAAGCCCGCAAGGGTGATTTCGCCAAATTGGCAGAGCAATACTCTGACGATAAAGCTTCGGCCAAGAAGGGCGGAGATTTAGGCTTCTTTAAGCGTGGTGTCATGGTGCCCCCGTTTGAGGCTGCCGCATTTGCTCTGGAGAAAGATGCCTTAAGCCCCGTGGTTGAAACCCGTTTCGGATATCACATTATTAAGGGCGGCGAGCATATTGAAGCCGGATTTACACCATTGGCTGACGTGCGCGACAAGGTTGAGAAACAGCTGCGTGAGGAAGAGGCGCGTAAGCTTGCTTATGAAAAAGCCATGGACGCCTACAATCTCAATCGCAAGGAGAAGGATTTTGCTGCTGCGGCCAAAATGCTTGATGCTGTCGCGGTTGAAACCGGTCTGTTCTCTCGTGATAAAGCAATTCCTTCAGTCGGTGCCAACGCTGATTTGACCAATAAAGCTTTTGCTGCACAAGGTGGTGAAATTCTGGCTCCGGTCAACAGCAGTCGTGGTGTCATTCTTGCCGTTGTAACGGAAAAAATCGCCAGTCATATCCCGGAGTTCTCCAATGTTAAAGCGGCTGTGACTCAGGCCTATAAAAGTCAACAGGCTGCCCTGCTGGCTGAGCAGGCTGCAGAGCAGGCGCTGGCAAAAATTCAGGAAGGTGCTAAGCTCGAATCGATCGCCGGTAAATCGCAAAGCGTGACGGAAACCGGTCTGTTTGGCCGTGATCGTCGAGACTTTATTCCGACACTCGGTAGAGTGCCGGAACTGGTCGAGGCTGCGTTTAATCTGACTATTAAAGAACCCGTTGCCAAACAACTGTTCACCGCCGGACCCAATTTCCTGGTTGTTCGTCTCAAGCAGTTGCAGCCAGCAGATCCGGAAGGGTTGACAGCAGAAGAATCTGAGCGCCTGCAGCAAACAGTCCTGAAAAATAAGCAGGATGAACTTCTGCAAGCCAAATTGGATGAACTTAAACAATCCGCCGAGGTGATCATTGCCCCGGCAATCCTGCGCTCAATGGAAGGGAATGAATCATGA
- a CDS encoding rod shape-determining protein: MFNLLNALWGIFSNDLAIDLGTANTLVYLKSKGIVVSEPSVVAVQKDATGAKKVLAVGVEAKKMLGRTPGSIVAIRPMKDGVIADFDITEEMLRYFIHKVHNRKALVRPRIVICVPSGITQVEKRAVKESAESAGAREVYLIEEPMAAAIGAGLPITEANGNMIVDIGGGTTEVAIISLAGIVYAKSVRVGGDKLDEAVTQYIKRKYNMLIGERTAEQIKIEIGSAYAGEEEDTMDVKGRDLVTGIPRTITINSEEIRDALAETVNAIVEAVRVALERTPPELAADIVDRGIILAGGGAQLRNLDELLRRETGLPVMIADDPLSCVVLGSGMVLDELDLLRRVTVAT, from the coding sequence ATGTTTAACCTGCTTAATGCCCTATGGGGTATCTTTTCCAACGATCTCGCTATTGACCTGGGGACTGCGAACACCCTGGTCTACCTGAAGAGCAAAGGGATCGTCGTCAGTGAGCCCTCAGTGGTTGCCGTCCAGAAGGATGCAACCGGGGCAAAAAAAGTTCTCGCGGTTGGCGTGGAAGCCAAGAAGATGCTCGGTCGGACCCCCGGCAGCATCGTGGCTATCCGCCCGATGAAAGACGGGGTGATCGCCGACTTCGATATCACTGAAGAAATGCTGCGCTACTTCATTCACAAAGTCCACAACCGCAAGGCACTGGTTCGACCGCGCATTGTCATCTGTGTTCCTTCGGGCATCACCCAGGTGGAGAAACGCGCGGTCAAAGAATCGGCAGAGTCGGCCGGTGCCCGCGAAGTGTATCTGATCGAGGAACCGATGGCCGCAGCAATCGGTGCCGGTCTGCCCATTACCGAAGCCAACGGCAACATGATTGTTGACATCGGCGGCGGCACCACCGAGGTGGCGATCATCTCTCTGGCGGGTATTGTCTACGCCAAAAGCGTCCGTGTCGGTGGCGACAAACTCGACGAGGCCGTCACCCAGTACATTAAACGTAAATACAACATGCTCATCGGTGAACGCACCGCAGAGCAGATCAAAATCGAAATCGGCAGCGCTTACGCCGGTGAAGAAGAGGACACCATGGATGTCAAAGGCCGTGACCTGGTCACCGGCATCCCGCGCACCATCACCATCAACTCGGAAGAGATTCGCGACGCGCTGGCCGAAACGGTCAACGCCATCGTTGAAGCGGTCCGAGTCGCTTTGGAGCGCACCCCACCGGAACTGGCGGCGGACATTGTCGACCGCGGGATTATTCTTGCCGGCGGTGGCGCTCAACTGCGCAACCTCGACGAGCTGTTGCGCCGCGAAACCGGGCTGCCGGTGATGATCGCCGACGACCCGCTGTCCTGTGTTGTTCTCGGCTCCGGCATGGTTCTTGACGAACTGGACCTGCTGCGTCGCGTCACCGTCGCCACCTGA
- the mreC gene encoding rod shape-determining protein MreC, with translation MRDFLKRYQTALLFCLLLLCALLLYSNSLRQREHTSLFEKAILQLASPFYRAIDVVSRDTSALWNNYIDLIHVREENIALKEQLRQEQGHLAHLREIELENQRLKQLLGFLEGTELPAIPARVIAVDASSWFRTITIDKGTDNGLDEGMPVVVTEGIVGRTIKCAAHTSRVLLVIDASSEVAVLVQHNRTRGIARGQGAQLTLEYALRSHDVALGDVVVTSGTGGVFPKGLPVGTISNIVKHDYGLFQTLELTPSVDFARLEDVLILTGETQ, from the coding sequence ATGCGCGACTTTCTTAAGCGATATCAGACCGCGCTGTTATTCTGCCTGCTGCTGTTGTGCGCACTGTTGCTTTATTCCAACAGCTTACGTCAACGTGAGCACACCTCCCTGTTTGAAAAAGCCATCCTGCAACTGGCCAGCCCTTTTTACCGGGCAATTGATGTCGTCAGCCGCGACACGTCGGCCCTGTGGAACAACTACATCGACCTGATCCATGTGCGTGAAGAAAACATTGCTCTCAAGGAGCAATTACGCCAGGAGCAGGGACACTTGGCCCATCTGCGTGAAATTGAGCTGGAAAACCAGCGACTTAAACAACTGCTCGGATTTCTTGAAGGCACAGAACTCCCGGCCATCCCGGCACGGGTGATAGCCGTGGACGCTTCAAGCTGGTTCCGCACCATTACCATTGACAAAGGGACCGACAACGGTCTTGATGAAGGGATGCCGGTGGTGGTTACCGAAGGCATCGTCGGCCGCACCATCAAGTGTGCAGCCCACACCTCGCGGGTTTTGCTGGTGATCGATGCGTCATCGGAAGTCGCTGTCCTGGTCCAGCACAACCGCACCCGCGGTATTGCCCGTGGTCAGGGCGCACAACTGACCTTGGAATATGCTCTGCGCAGTCATGATGTTGCGCTGGGAGATGTTGTGGTCACCTCGGGAACCGGTGGCGTTTTTCCCAAAGGCTTGCCGGTGGGTACCATCTCCAACATTGTCAAACACGATTACGGCCTGTTTCAGACCTTGGAACTGACCCCATCGGTGGATTTTGCCCGCCTCGAAGACGTGTTGATTCTCACCGGAGAAACGCAATGA
- the mreD gene encoding rod shape-determining protein MreD, protein MSRMVRHLTCGLLFILLQTSLFPALVGNGPRPDLVLILTLYLGIHASPLQGAFTSWLLGCLLDVFSGTTFGLYGLILLLVFCATYLGGRQLNRDNAAVMFFAAVLGTAAHDVLLITTLLFFADADQGWRIVLFQLPMQLLLNILAVLVATPFLSRTRPAKTPSLLRHSG, encoded by the coding sequence ATGAGCCGAATGGTGCGCCATCTGACCTGCGGCCTGCTGTTTATCCTGCTGCAGACCTCGCTGTTTCCGGCACTGGTCGGCAATGGTCCACGCCCGGACCTGGTCCTGATTCTCACGCTGTATCTCGGCATTCACGCCTCGCCGCTCCAGGGTGCATTCACCTCTTGGCTGCTCGGCTGCCTTCTGGATGTGTTCAGTGGCACAACCTTCGGTCTTTACGGTCTTATTTTACTGCTGGTATTCTGCGCCACCTACCTCGGCGGCCGCCAACTGAATCGCGACAATGCGGCGGTGATGTTTTTCGCCGCAGTGCTTGGCACCGCCGCTCACGATGTGCTGCTGATCACCACCCTGCTGTTCTTTGCCGATGCTGATCAGGGCTGGCGCATTGTTTTATTTCAGTTGCCGATGCAGCTTCTACTCAACATCCTGGCCGTGCTGGTCGCAACGCCGTTTCTCAGTCGAACCAGACCGGCAAAGACTCCCAGCCTGCTGCGACACTCGGGGTAA